Sequence from the Natronomonas marina genome:
ACTTCTACGTCGACCTGCGGGCGAAGGGGCAGGACGAGGACGCCCCGGTGCCGGTGACGGCGCGGAAACTGGAGGCGCTGGTGCGGCTCTCGGAGGCCTCCGCCCGGATGCGGCTGTCGGACACCGTCGAGGCCGAGGACGCCAGCCGCGTCATCGACATCGTGCGGTCGTGTCTGCAGGATATCGGCGTCGACCCCGAGACGGGCGAGTTCGACGCCGACGTCGTCGAAACGGGCCAGTCCAAGAGCCAGCGCGACCGCATCAAGAACATCAAGACGCTCATCAGCGAGGTCGAGGAGGAGTACGACGAGGGCGCCCCGCGCGAGGAGGTGCTCGACCGGGCCGAGGAGACGGGCATGGAGCGGTCGAAGGCCGAACACGAAATCGAGAAGCTCCGACAGAAGGGTGACGTCTACGAACCGCAGACGGACCACCTCCGGACGGTCTGATGGACCGCATCGCCGCCCTCCGACAGATCGAGACCGCGCTGACCGACCTCGAGTCCGGGGAGGCCGACTTAGAGGAGTGCGAGCGGCGCGTGCGGGCGACGGTGCGGACCTTCGCGACGGAGTTCGACGGCGAACTCGCGGCCTACCGCTCGGAGACGGGGACGGTGGTGCTCGCCGACTCCGAGCGGGCGGCCCGCGAGCGAGTCCGAGAGCTAACGGGTGCGGACGCGCCGACCGTCGAGCGACTCGACGGATAGATTAATTTTATATTTCAGAGAAAGAAAGTACGTCGCGTGCTGCTGGTCGTGACGTACTCGAAGGGCGCACGAACCTCGCTGCGGAACGCGTGCCGGACCCACGAGGAGAGCGTCGTCCGCCGGTTCGGGCGGGCGGCCCTGCTGGCGGAGACCGGACACGGGGCGTTCCTCGCGTTGCGCCTGCGGGAGAAACACCCCGACGACGTCCAGATCGAGCGGACCGAACCGTTCAACGAGTTCCGCGACGTGCCGGATGCCGTCCGGGAGGCCGCGGCCGCCTACGAGGGCCGCGAAAATCGCAACGTCCCGTACGCGAAGTTCGCTGCCGACGGCACCCATCCGTCGCCGGCGGAGCTGAAACGACGGGAGCTGTGAGCCTCTACGACCACGTCGCCGTCGTCACGCCCGAGATGTCCCTCGACCGGCGGGCGACGCTCGTGGCGACCGCCCGGTCGCTGGAGATGACCGCGAGCGTCGACGAGGAGCTACGGGCGGCCAGGGAACGGCTGGCCGACCTCGGCGAGCCGGTGCCGTCGCTCCCGGAGGCTCGTCGGCGGGTCGCCGAGACCGAGGCGGACCTCGAGCGACAGCGCGAGCGGGTCGCAACCCTCCGGGGACGGCTCGAAGCGAGCGACGACGAGACCGTCGAAGCGGAGTACCGACGGGCGGTCCAGGAGCTCTCGGAACTCGAGACCGAACACCTCGCCGCCAGGGAGCGAGTCGAGACGGCCCGCGAGCGGGCTCGCTCGGCCCGCGACGAGCGCGAACGGCGCCTCCGACTGCAGGACCGAATCGACAACCTCGAACAGACCGCCCGCACGGAGTTGGCGGAGGCGGTGCGACCGGCCGTCGACGACGCCGTCCGGATGGTTCCCGGGGGCGACGCGTCGTCGTTTTCGGAGGCGACGCCGGTGACGGCCGTACTCGCCGCGATTCGGGTGGGTGCCGTCAGGACGCCCGTCGTCCTGGCGGTCCGGCGCTTTCCCGACGCTCCGTCGGCGGAGAACTGGCTCGAAACGCCGGTCGTACGGCTGTAACTTATCACCGAAGACGGGACCAGACGACGTATGCCGACGGTCACGACCGAGACGGTTCGTTCGGACGGCGTAACGCTGGTGGAGATACGTGTCTCCGCCGACGGACCACATCGTGTCAGCCTCGCAGTCCGGGCCGACGGGCCGGTCTGGCCGCCGCGAGATACCGACGAGGGACCGACCTGGGACGAGCGGACGGTGACGCTGGAGGCGTCGTCCCGCCCGACGGGAGTCGGATTCGCAACCCCAACGCCGGCCGACGCGGTCGACGTCGAGGTGGTTGCGGCCGAACCCGTCGACGACGGCCTGCCGGACGGAATCCGGGCGTGGCTCGACGCCGTCGAGACGCGGGTCGCCGAGGCCGAACGGCTCGCCGCGACGGACGACCTGCGGGCGGCGACGGCTGCCGTCGCCGCCGTCGGGGGACTCGCCGAGGTGGAGACGCTTTCGGCGGCGCTGCAGCGCGACCGCGAGGTGCTCTCGCGACTCTCGTTCGCGCCGGACGAACTCCGCCAGCGGGCGGAGGCGGTCGACCTGCCCGTGGGGTCGCTTTCGGCGGTCGCTCAGTCCCGCAGGTCCTGGTAGGAACTCCGCACGGTCACCGCCGAGACGTCGGCGACCTCGCTCACCGTTGCCTGCGTCATGTCGTAGCCGGCCTCGCGTGCGGCGGTGTAGAGACACGCGGCCGCGACGCCGCTGGGGTCGCGGCCGGCGGCCAGTCCACTGTCGCGGGCCCGTTCGGCGAGTTCGCGGGCACGGCGCTCGATGTCGTTCGGCGCGTCGAGCTTCGAGGCGAACCTGGCGAGGTACTCGGCGGGATCGATCGGTCCCGTCGGGAGCCCGAGTGTCCGGTTCATCGCGTCGTAGGCGGCCGTCAGTTCGTCCTCGGTGGCGGTCGCCTCGGCGACGACCTCGTCGATGGTTCGGGACACCGAGGCCGTCCGGCAGACCGCGTAGACGGCCGCGGCGGCGAATCCCTCGATGGAGCGGCCCTGCAGCAGGTCCTCGTCCTGGGCGGACTCGAAGAGCACACAGGCGCGCTCCTGGAGGCTCTCGGGGAGTTCGAGCCGGCCGGTCAGCCGCCGGATCTCCGTGAAGCCGTACACCTGATTCCGCTCGCGCTTCGAGCCGATGTGTGCCCGCTTGTGCTGGCGGCGCATCCGGGCGACCCGGCGGCGCTTGCGCCCCTTCAGCCGGGTCGAACTGCCGATTTCCGTCGACAGCCCGCGGTCGTGCCGCGAGCGAGTCAGCGGTGCGCCGCAGCGCTCGGGGAGTACCGGCTAACAACACGAATCGTCGGACGGGAAGCGACTGACCCGGTACTCCCCGGCTGTTCCGACGTTAGCCCACTCGTTTCACGACAACGGCCCGATGCCATACTGGGGTTGTGCAATCAACATCCGTGGCCCCGTAGAAGAAAGTCTAGGCTCCCCGTCGAGGTGTCCCGTCAGAAGCGTCTATTTACTCACACAGAGCGTACTGCACGACGTATTCGGGGACTCGTTTGTCCGCCGAGAGGGAAACATCGTACAGCCCAAACGAACCTACGTAGAGTCACGCAGACACAGGCTCGGACAACAGTCAGGTGTCTATTTCGGGGATCGTCTTGTCCGTCCGACCCAAACCCCTCATGAACCGAACGAAGTGCAGAAACGTCGCTCACAATGACGCGAATGAACCCTCACGGCCGTCTCTCGGGACCGCGGAAGAGCGTCACCGTCCCGAACGTCCGCCGTTCGTAGAGAGGTAACTGTGCAACCATCCGAGTACAACCGCGGCTACCAGAATGGCCGCCAGGAACGTATCGAACCGACTATCCGACCGCCATAGCCGGACGCACTCCCGGCCAACGCGTATCGGGTTCATCGTTCCTCAAAGTCGTCTCGGTGGTTGTAATCCGGCCTGACCCTCACCACGTTGCTCTGATTCAAGATGTCAAGCAAATCCTCGAACTCCCGGTACAACTCCTGGACCTGTGCTCGGAGTAGACCGATACTCACGGTGTTCTCCTCGGCCTGTTCCGACGCCCTATGTGCCCGTGAGAGTGCCTTCTCCAATCCCTCGAACTGTTCAGTATCCGTGTCGGCAAGCTGTTGTACCGCCTCTTGAACCGATATTTCGTCTTCCGTCGACGGATAGACCACGGTCACATCTTCTCCGTCGATCTCCGCCAGTGCCGCCTCAATCGCCGCTTCGGTACTGCCGGCCCCCTCCGCCTCACCAGCGGATTCGACCGTCTCGCTGCCCGTCGGTTCGTCCATGTCTTCAGGCTTCGACAGGCTCATGCTCTCACATCCATGACGACGGTTTCCTCACAGTGCGGACAATCCAGTTGTTCGCGGCGGCTCTCCCGGTACACATCGAAGATACGACGGAGTAACTCGGCTCGGCTGACCGACAGCCTTCGAGCTTCGGCTTCGAGGAACTCGTGCATATTCTGGTCGACCTTCGCGGATACGGGGGTATCCCCAAAGCACCGTGCCATACCCACAGCTTGAGCTTGGAAACCAAAGTATTCATTGGTTGTATTACTGAGTAATCAGAGAATACTGCCGGTTACTGGGTGAAACGCTTTTGTCTACCGAACCAATAGCTCCGCTAAGCGGCTGATAGAAAGTACCGGGGGAGAAGGGCTGTGACAAGCTAACCTTCTTTTCCCGTGACTATCAGCCTGTCGCCGTGAAACCGGGTAGGTCGTAGGACTGTCCGCTAACTTGCGGGCCAACCCGAAAGGGGAACGGGATAACGGGCCAAGCGTCTCCACTAGAGGGCGTAATATAGCATCCCGTCGTAGACGGAGACCACACGGTCGGAGGCGAAGACGGGATGGAACCACGGAAGTGACCGTCGGTCCACACGGTCCAAGGGAACGGAGTAGGGGATGCCTCGAATAACAATGCGGTAATAGAACGGAAGTGATGGAACTAATGGGCTACTGGGTCACCTACGACGACTTCGAGACGAACGGGGAACAGCCGTTCCGGTACAAGCACTTCGATTCGTGGGGCGGGGCGTGGGTATTCAAACAGAGCAAGGAGCGGATCGGGCTATCGCCGCGGGTGTTCGAGGCCAACGAGTGTGCCACCGACGCCTGTACGACCGACACCGACTGGGGGAGAGAACACTGCCGTGAGTGTGTTTAGAGCGGCCATACGGCCCGCTCCCTACGTCTACAAAGATCGAAAAGAACGGTAAGGTCAGTCGTCGGCTTCGACTTCCCCCGGGAGCATAGACCGGGTTCCGTCCGTCGGGGGCCATTCGTAGTTGCCTTCCCGACGATCCCGTTCGATCCGCTGCTCAAACATCGCTTCGAGCTGCTCACACGTTTCGACGGCTTGCCGGACGACTTGGAATTCATCCGGGTCAAGGACGCCAGCGTCGATATGAGAAATGGAACTCCGGGCGGAGTAGACCCGGCGAAGCGCCCCCTCAACGTGCTTCATGTTGTCGTACTTCTTTTCACTCATCGGTTGACACCCGAGTTTCCTCGTCATGGACTGGCAGGATCTCGTCGTCGTTGTCCGACGCGAGCCGTAGACGGGCGGCATCACGAAGCCATCCATCAATATCGTTAGTCCATCGCGTTTCGCTGGCAGCCGCTTCGACCGCTGCATACTCCTCGGGAGTGAGTTCGACAGTGACAGTGGGCATTACTCCGCACCTCCGTTGTTGAACTCGGCCGACCAAGCAATTGGGATTGAGTATCTCTTGAACGATGCGCCGGATTCATGCCCGCTGAGGCGGGTAGAGTTTCTTGCGGCCATAGCTCGGTCGCACGGTCGAGGGCGTTCCAGCGCCCCGGCCACCTTCTGCGGTGTGCCGTCCCGTGCGTAGTCCCCACTACCGGAGGCCGGTGTCTTATAGGTTAGGATATGTAGCAACTATGAGGACACAGGACAAGTTGAAGTGGTCGGGTGAGGAAATACTACCATGCCTCCG
This genomic interval carries:
- a CDS encoding ribbon-helix-helix protein, CopG family, which produces MARCFGDTPVSAKVDQNMHEFLEAEARRLSVSRAELLRRIFDVYRESRREQLDCPHCEETVVMDVRA